The Candidatus Microthrix subdominans genome includes a region encoding these proteins:
- a CDS encoding DUF3556 domain-containing protein — protein MKPSAPEFDTAAWPALPYPERLRLMCHTWAMQGFGAPLVAYGFYVVKLVLFVGGFIVFARFTDGVDSLGSIGGWWARPQVFAKAVLWCLVYEAMGLGCGSGPLTGRYSPPVTAGRAFLRVGGVRLPPWPQLPLTGGSRRNALDVGLYGALLALTLRALLAGDPLASRWIVTPIIVVMVLAGLRDRTVFLAGRSEHYLLAAFVLLFPSELWAGEQAVQAGLWFWAATSKLNHHFPNVIAVMLSNNPFFRSRRLRRWLYRDFPDDLRGSRWAAWVAHGATALEYAAPLVLVFAPSGPVRVAALVAIVAFHTVILTSFPLGVPLEWNLFFIYSALVLFGAHGDVRIWHLSNPLLITVLVVCLVAIPAYGNVRPDRVSFLPAMRYYAGNWAIGTWLMRPGCLDRIEDTLRCAAATPAQQLEGLGDDTDVPQALGRGQAFRAMHLHGRALAALVPLGASGMLDDSAYPDPTAQLAPDELEVLDGEMVAGMVLGWNFGDGHLHDERFLEILQEACGFAPGDVRAVMIEGQALGSPTMAWRIVDAASGTVASGNLVAADLLDHQPWEANGLALHAEA, from the coding sequence ATGAAACCGAGCGCGCCCGAGTTCGACACGGCGGCGTGGCCGGCGCTGCCCTACCCCGAGCGTCTCCGGCTGATGTGTCACACCTGGGCGATGCAGGGCTTCGGCGCACCGCTGGTCGCCTACGGCTTCTACGTCGTGAAGCTGGTGCTCTTCGTCGGCGGATTCATCGTGTTTGCGCGGTTCACCGACGGCGTCGACTCGCTGGGGAGTATCGGTGGGTGGTGGGCCCGACCGCAGGTGTTCGCCAAAGCGGTGTTGTGGTGCCTGGTCTACGAGGCGATGGGCCTGGGCTGCGGCAGCGGACCGCTGACCGGCCGCTACTCGCCCCCGGTGACCGCCGGGCGTGCGTTCCTGCGGGTCGGCGGCGTGCGGCTACCACCCTGGCCGCAGCTTCCACTGACCGGGGGCAGCCGCCGGAACGCCCTCGACGTCGGGCTCTATGGCGCGCTGTTGGCGTTAACGCTTCGGGCCCTGCTCGCCGGGGATCCGCTCGCCAGCCGGTGGATCGTCACCCCGATCATCGTCGTGATGGTGCTGGCCGGACTGCGCGATCGCACCGTGTTTCTTGCCGGGCGATCCGAGCACTACCTGCTCGCCGCCTTCGTGTTGTTGTTTCCCTCCGAGCTGTGGGCCGGCGAGCAGGCGGTGCAGGCCGGCCTGTGGTTTTGGGCGGCCACCTCCAAGCTGAACCACCACTTCCCCAACGTGATCGCGGTCATGTTGTCCAACAACCCGTTCTTTCGGTCGCGGCGGCTGCGCCGGTGGTTGTACCGCGACTTTCCCGACGACCTGCGCGGATCGAGGTGGGCCGCCTGGGTGGCCCATGGCGCCACCGCGCTGGAGTACGCAGCACCGCTGGTGCTCGTCTTCGCCCCGAGCGGCCCGGTCCGGGTGGCGGCCCTGGTGGCGATCGTCGCCTTTCACACCGTCATCCTCACCAGTTTTCCGCTCGGGGTGCCGCTGGAGTGGAACCTGTTCTTCATCTACTCGGCGCTCGTGCTGTTCGGGGCCCACGGCGACGTGCGCATCTGGCACCTGAGCAACCCGCTGCTGATCACGGTGCTGGTGGTCTGCCTGGTGGCGATCCCCGCCTACGGCAACGTCCGTCCCGATCGGGTGTCGTTCCTGCCCGCCATGCGCTACTACGCCGGCAACTGGGCGATCGGCACCTGGCTGATGCGACCGGGTTGCCTCGACCGCATCGAGGACACGCTGCGCTGTGCGGCCGCCACGCCGGCCCAGCAGCTGGAGGGGCTTGGCGACGACACCGACGTCCCCCAGGCGCTGGGCCGGGGCCAGGCATTTCGGGCCATGCACCTGCACGGGCGGGCGCTGGCGGCGCTCGTGCCGCTCGGAGCATCGGGCATGTTGGACGATTCTGCGTACCCGGACCCGACCGCGCAGTTGGCACCCGATGAGCTCGAGGTGCTCGACGGCGAGATGGTCGCCGGCATGGTGCTCGGCTGGAACTTCGGCGACGGGCACCTGCACGACGAGCGATTCCTGGAGATCCTCCAGGAGGCCTGCGGCTTTGCCCCCGGCGACGTGCGGGCGGTGATGATCGAGGGCCAGGCACTCGGCTCCCCGACGATGGCCTGGCGCATCGTCGACGCCGCGTCGGGCACGGTGGCCAGCGGCAACCTGGTGGCGGCCGACCTGCTCGATCACCAGCCGTGGGAGGCGAATGGGCTGGCGCTGCACGCCGAGGCCTGA